The proteins below are encoded in one region of Ostrea edulis chromosome 3, xbOstEdul1.1, whole genome shotgun sequence:
- the LOC125677238 gene encoding uncharacterized protein LOC125677238 isoform X1 — MSKFVPKNQSRMATKLQETKCKIHSVKLTSYCNDCDDFVCNMCKQPKSGQHDGHVLMSATEKTNELKEEVGDYMNMINENVFNHVQQNIREAYSIQSGLERNCEELINEGNRREKHLMKEIQKSSRKLKDDIEAHRLKYSPGLASKLGNLEDNKKRIESLLKRCENSINTGNSYEILELIKTKSSALNFNTTFSSLTTVPKMELHPLRPVYLVGDIFGSIRQSRVVSSEGIRVLKSWRYDIYIENIFARHDCIWVNKTGFFVSVKPLTVQEVDRKLCPVYPGSFIVTASSEIIYSVSHEHSIYKITPVLTVKLKHTYPYVPSGLCLALQGGFYATMYRAGAHGKVVRYVNDECSDWSEIVCYKNGESVLKKPVKIVENANRDLWVIDASPGSVIGFNSVGRLKCEYKGKRDNFEPIGICIDCRCNILISDYGNKLIDVLLHDGQLLTSIKLQPFGISRPMGICVTKDGHLCVGQGNGYVHVLRYLQ, encoded by the exons at GTCAAAGTTTGTGCCTAAAAATCAGAGTCGAATGGCGACCAAATTACAAGAGACCAAGTGTAAGATTCACAGTGTTAAATTGACCTCGTACTGCAACGACTGTGATGATTTTGTGTGCAATATGTGCAAGCAGCCCAAGAGTGGACAACACGATGGTCACGTTTTAATGTCGGCGACGGAGAAAACAAATGAGTTGAAGGAAGAAGTGGGGGATTATATGAATATGATAAATGAAAACGTGTTCAACCATGTTCAACAAAACATTCGCGAAGCTTACTCAATTCAATCTGGCTTAGAAAGAAACTGCGAGGAACTGATAAATGAAGGCAATAGGAGAGAAAAACATTTGATGAAAGAGATTCAAAAATCATCACGTAAGTTGAAAGACGACATTGAAGCACACCGACTGAAGTACAGTCCCGGTTTGGCCAGCAAACTTGGGAATCTTGAGGATAACAAAAAGAGAATTGAAAGTTTACTGAAGAGATGTGAGAATTCCATCAACACTGGAAACAGCTATGAGATTTTAGAATTAATCAAAACGAAGTCGTCAGCACTGAATTTTAATACCACATTTAGTTCTCTTACGACTGTTCCCAAGATGGAATTACATCCACTTAGACCTGTATATCTAGTGGGAGATATCTTTGGTTCTATCAGGCAATCTAGGGTGGTATCTTCAGAGGGAATTAGGGTGTTAAAATCATGGAGATATGATAtctatatagaaaatatatttgctAGGCACGATTGTATTTGGGTCAATAAGACGGGTTTCTTTGTTTCTGTGAAGCCGCTGACGGTACAGGAGGTGGACCGGAAGTTGTGTCCCGTTTATCCCGGAAGTTTTATTGTTACAGCTTCCAGTGAAATAATATATTCTGTATCTCATGAACACAGTATATACAAGATTACCCCAGTGTTAACTGTAAAGTTAAAGCACACATACCCTTACGTTCCGAGTGGATTGTGTTTAGCTTTACAGGGGGGATTCTATGCTACAATGTATAGAGCCGGAGCTCATGGTAAAGTAGTGCGTTATGTTAACGACGAGTGTAGCGATTGGTCGGAAATTGTATGCTACAAGAACGGAGAATCCGTTTTGAAGAAACCCGTGAAGATTGTTGAGAATGCTAACAGAGATCTGTGGGTCATTGACGCCAGCCCTGGAAGCGTCATAGGATTTAACAGTGTAGGACGGTTAAAGTGTGAATACAAAGGAAAACGGGACAATTTCGAACCTATTGGAATATGCATCGACTGCAGATGTAACATACTCATTTCGGATTATGGTAATAAATTGATAGACGTTCTGCTCCACGATGGCCAATTATTGACTTCGATAAAGCTACAGCCATTCGGCATCAGTCGACCAATGGGAATATGTGTAACAAAGGATGGCCATTTGTGTGTTGGACAGGGTAATGGGTATGTGCATGTACTTCGATATTTACAATAA
- the LOC125676165 gene encoding uncharacterized protein LOC125676165 → MAKLFAGLMFVTLAVVNINGDNHDIAMSACMGLAESGTYSAAIPRNCYETRSCDNICVAINMTQGHLPKSASLPRCINSLHIYSNPGPKNTFNTKWLNSWIFGSSGCSKTTCGPNYCCCTYN, encoded by the exons ATGGCAAAATTGTTTGCTGGTCTGATGTTTGTTACCCTTG CTGTCGTGAATATCAATGGAGATAATCATGATATTGCGATGTCGGCATGTATGGGGCTTGCTGAGAGCGGAACATATAGTGCTGCTATACCAAGAAATTGTTACGAGACAAGGTCATGTGACAACATATGTGTCGCTATCAACATGACGCAGGGACACCTTCCCAAATCTGCCAG TTTGCCAAGGTGCATAAATTCTTTGCACATCTACTCCAATCCTGGCCCAAAGAACACATTCAATACAAAGTGGCTCAACTCTTGGATATTCGGAAGCTCTGGATGCAGTAAGACTACCTGCGGACCAAACTACTGCTGCTGTACTTATAATTGA
- the LOC125677238 gene encoding uncharacterized protein LOC125677238 isoform X2 codes for MATKLQETKCKIHSVKLTSYCNDCDDFVCNMCKQPKSGQHDGHVLMSATEKTNELKEEVGDYMNMINENVFNHVQQNIREAYSIQSGLERNCEELINEGNRREKHLMKEIQKSSRKLKDDIEAHRLKYSPGLASKLGNLEDNKKRIESLLKRCENSINTGNSYEILELIKTKSSALNFNTTFSSLTTVPKMELHPLRPVYLVGDIFGSIRQSRVVSSEGIRVLKSWRYDIYIENIFARHDCIWVNKTGFFVSVKPLTVQEVDRKLCPVYPGSFIVTASSEIIYSVSHEHSIYKITPVLTVKLKHTYPYVPSGLCLALQGGFYATMYRAGAHGKVVRYVNDECSDWSEIVCYKNGESVLKKPVKIVENANRDLWVIDASPGSVIGFNSVGRLKCEYKGKRDNFEPIGICIDCRCNILISDYGNKLIDVLLHDGQLLTSIKLQPFGISRPMGICVTKDGHLCVGQGNGYVHVLRYLQ; via the coding sequence ATGGCGACCAAATTACAAGAGACCAAGTGTAAGATTCACAGTGTTAAATTGACCTCGTACTGCAACGACTGTGATGATTTTGTGTGCAATATGTGCAAGCAGCCCAAGAGTGGACAACACGATGGTCACGTTTTAATGTCGGCGACGGAGAAAACAAATGAGTTGAAGGAAGAAGTGGGGGATTATATGAATATGATAAATGAAAACGTGTTCAACCATGTTCAACAAAACATTCGCGAAGCTTACTCAATTCAATCTGGCTTAGAAAGAAACTGCGAGGAACTGATAAATGAAGGCAATAGGAGAGAAAAACATTTGATGAAAGAGATTCAAAAATCATCACGTAAGTTGAAAGACGACATTGAAGCACACCGACTGAAGTACAGTCCCGGTTTGGCCAGCAAACTTGGGAATCTTGAGGATAACAAAAAGAGAATTGAAAGTTTACTGAAGAGATGTGAGAATTCCATCAACACTGGAAACAGCTATGAGATTTTAGAATTAATCAAAACGAAGTCGTCAGCACTGAATTTTAATACCACATTTAGTTCTCTTACGACTGTTCCCAAGATGGAATTACATCCACTTAGACCTGTATATCTAGTGGGAGATATCTTTGGTTCTATCAGGCAATCTAGGGTGGTATCTTCAGAGGGAATTAGGGTGTTAAAATCATGGAGATATGATAtctatatagaaaatatatttgctAGGCACGATTGTATTTGGGTCAATAAGACGGGTTTCTTTGTTTCTGTGAAGCCGCTGACGGTACAGGAGGTGGACCGGAAGTTGTGTCCCGTTTATCCCGGAAGTTTTATTGTTACAGCTTCCAGTGAAATAATATATTCTGTATCTCATGAACACAGTATATACAAGATTACCCCAGTGTTAACTGTAAAGTTAAAGCACACATACCCTTACGTTCCGAGTGGATTGTGTTTAGCTTTACAGGGGGGATTCTATGCTACAATGTATAGAGCCGGAGCTCATGGTAAAGTAGTGCGTTATGTTAACGACGAGTGTAGCGATTGGTCGGAAATTGTATGCTACAAGAACGGAGAATCCGTTTTGAAGAAACCCGTGAAGATTGTTGAGAATGCTAACAGAGATCTGTGGGTCATTGACGCCAGCCCTGGAAGCGTCATAGGATTTAACAGTGTAGGACGGTTAAAGTGTGAATACAAAGGAAAACGGGACAATTTCGAACCTATTGGAATATGCATCGACTGCAGATGTAACATACTCATTTCGGATTATGGTAATAAATTGATAGACGTTCTGCTCCACGATGGCCAATTATTGACTTCGATAAAGCTACAGCCATTCGGCATCAGTCGACCAATGGGAATATGTGTAACAAAGGATGGCCATTTGTGTGTTGGACAGGGTAATGGGTATGTGCATGTACTTCGATATTTACAATAA